In Puntigrus tetrazona isolate hp1 chromosome 22, ASM1883169v1, whole genome shotgun sequence, one genomic interval encodes:
- the LOC122328026 gene encoding olfactory receptor class A-like protein 1 — MNSDAVTRGLLFLSLTAAGVPGNAVVICAFISAAFHEGRLSPADAIVLHLASSNLMVVGVRCLLEVLATFDIYNVFDDSGCRAVIFIYRTSRSLSIWLTFVLSVYQCLSVAPPGSRWASARVLLAQNLPLVFLCLWLINTSMSVAPLLFAVGARSDSKLLQNGINVEFCFLSFPSRLSRDANGAAQVGRDVVPMALMAAASLVLLVFLLRHSRRAKGLRGQGARRGPSAERRAALTVVTLVTLYLLFYGVDNGLWVYTLSVPQTLSSSLVSDLRIFFSSLYAAVSPLVIIVSNKKVSKQLNCGKQPKTISDTEQPGD, encoded by the exons ATGAACTCAGACGCTGTGACCCGAGGCctgctctttctgtctctgaCCGCGGCTGGAGTTCCAGGCAATGCCGTGGTCATCTGCGCCTTCATCTCGGCGGCGTTTCACGAGGGCCGGCTCTCGCCCGCAGACGCCATCGTGCTGCACCTGGCCTCCTCAAACCTGATGGTGGTGGGCGTCCGCTGCCTGCTGGAGGTCCTGGCCACCTTCGACATCTACAACGTGTTCGACGACAGCGGCTGCAGGGCCGTCATCTTCATCTACCGCACATCCAG GTCTCTGTCGATCTGGCTGACGTTCGTGCTGAGTGTGTATCAGTGTCTGAGCGTGGCTCCGCCCGGCTCTCGTTGGGCCTCCGCCCGAGTCCTGCTCGCCCAGAACCTGCCGCTCGTCTTTCTGTGCCTGTGGCTGATCAACACCTCCATGAGCGTGGCGCCGCTGCTGTTTGCCGTCGGGGCCCGGAGCGACTCCAAACTCCTGCAGAACGGCATCAACGTGGAGTTCTGCTTCCTGAGCTTCCCGTCCAGGCTGTCCCGGGACGCTAACGGCGCGGCGCAGGTGGGGCGAGACGTGGTGCCCATGGCCCTGATGGCGGCGGCCAGCCTGGTGCTGCTGGTGTTCCTGCTCCGCCACAGCCGGCGGGCGAAGGGTCTGCGGGGTCAGGGGGCCAGACGGGGCCCCTCCGCAGAGCGCCGTGCCGCTCTCACCGTGGTCACGCTCGTCACGCTCTACCTGTTGTTCTACGGAGTGGACAACGGCCTGTGGGTTTATACGCTGAGCGTGCCGCAGACGCTGAGCTCCTCGCTGGTCTCAGATCTCCGGATCTTCTTCTCATCTCTGTACGCCGCCGTCAGTCCCCTCGTCATCATCGTCTCCAACAAGAAAGTCAGCAAACAGCTGAACTGCGGGAAACAGCCAAAGACGATCTCGGACACGGAGCAGCCCGGCGACTGA
- the LOC122327972 gene encoding olfactory receptor class A-like protein 1, whose protein sequence is MDLCVTIKGVSFLLQTGLGILANALVLLAYVHMALTEAHLQPVDSILSHLALADLLLLLTRGVPQTMTVFGLRNLLDDAGCKVVIYVYRVARALSVCVTCMLSVFQAATVAPGLSGLKLRLPRLVVPSFAALWLINMAVCIAAPFFSVAPRNGTVPPFTLNLGFCHVDFRDHLSYVINGVAVSVRDFAFVGAMLGSSGYILVLLHRHGRAVRGLRRSQGSMETRAAKTVVMLVVLYAVFFGIDNVIWIYMLTVPQVPPVVADMRVFFSSCYASLSPFLIISSNKKVKARMVCSSSSTDPERAEDKPAKNCT, encoded by the coding sequence ATGGATCTCTGCGTGACCATCAAAGGCGTCTCGTTCCTCCTGCAGACGGGTCTGGGGATCCTGGCCAACGCTCTGGTGCTGCTGGCCTACGTCCACATGGCCCTGACCGAAGCCCATCTGCAGCCGGTCGACTCCATCCTGAGCCACCTGGCCCTGGCggacctgctgctgctgctgaccCGGGGCGTGCCGCAGACCATGACCGTCTTCGGCCTGAGGAACCTGCTGGACGACGCCGGCTGTAAGGTGGTCATCTATGTGTACCGCGTGGCCCGGGCGCTGTCCGTCTGCGTCACCTGCATGCTGAGCGTCTTCCAGGCGGCCACTGTGGCCCCGGGGCTGTCGGGCCTGAAGCTCCGGCTCCCGAGGCTCGTCGTGCCCAGCTTCGCCGCGCTCTGGCTCATCAACATGGCCGTGTGTATCGCCGCCCCCTTCTTCTCCGTGGCCCCTCGAAACGGCACCGTCCCGCCCTTCACGCTCAACCTGGGCTTCTGTCACGTGGACTTCCGCGACCACCTGTCGTACGTGATCAACGGGGTGGCCGTGTCGGTGCGCGACTTCGCCTTCGTGGGCGCGATGCTGGGCTCCAGCGGCTACATCCTGGTTCTGCTGCACCGTCACGGCCGGGCGGTGCGGGGCCTCCGCCGCTCACAGGGCTCCATGGAGACCCGCGCGGCCAAGACGGTGGTGATGCTGGTGGTGCTGTACGCCGTCTTCTTCGGCATCGATAATGTGATCTGGATCTACATGCTGACGGTGCCGCAGGTGCCTCCGGTGGTGGCCGACATGAGGGTGTTCTTCTCCTCGTGCTACGCCTCGCTCAGCCCCTTCCTCATCATCTCGTCTAACAAGAAGGTCAAGGCCAGGATGGTGTGCTCCAGCTCCTCGACCGACCCGGAGCGAGCCGAGGACAAACCTGCCAAAAACTGCACTTAG
- the LOC122327999 gene encoding transforming protein RhoA-like, whose product MAAIRKKLVIVGDGACGKTCLLIVFSKDQFPEVYVPTVFENYVADIEVDCKQVELALWDTAGQEDYDRLRPLSYPDTDVILMCFSIDSPDSLENIPEKWTPEVKHFCPNVPIILVGNKKDLRNDEHTRRELFKMKQEPVKPEEGRDMANRICAFGYMECSAKSKDGVREVFEMATRAALQARKGKKSSKCLLL is encoded by the exons ATGGCGGCAATCCGTAAGAAGCTGGTGATCGTGGGCGACGGCGCCTGCGGGAAGACCTGCCTGCTCATCGTCTTCAGCAAAGACCAGTTCCCCGAGGTCTACGTGCCCACCGTCTTCGAGAACTACGTGGCCGACATCGAGGTGGATTGCAAGCAG GTGGAGCTGGCGCTGTGGGACACGGCGGGTCAGGAGGACTACGACCGGCTGCGGCCGCTCTCTTACCCCGACACCGACGTCATCCTCATGTGTTTCTCCATCGACAGCCCCGACAGCCTCG AGAACATCCCTGAGAAATGGACTCCGGAGGTCAAGCATTTCTGCCCCAACGTTCCCATCATCCTGGTGGGCAACAAGAAGGACCTGCGCAACGACGAACACACTCGCCGCGAGCTCTTCAAGATGAAGCAG GAGCCGGTCAAGCCCGAGGAGGGCCGAGACATGGCCAACCGCATCTGTGCCTTCGGATACATGGAGTGCTCCGCCAAGAGCAAGGACGGCGTGCGGGAGGTGTTTGAGATGGCCACCAGGGCGGCGCTGCAGGCCCGCAAGGGCAAGAAGAGCAGCAAGTGCCTGCTGCTGTAG